A part of Bradysia coprophila strain Holo2 unplaced genomic scaffold, BU_Bcop_v1 contig_588, whole genome shotgun sequence genomic DNA contains:
- the LOC119083326 gene encoding acyl-lipid (8-3)-desaturase-like isoform X3, with protein sequence MERKEIIFDGYFYDVTEFIKRHPGGSIILDYTKPGEDGTHAIQQFHHRSFDKVKKMMGSFKKRPVTDSDLDSDPRVLKKNRALSEDFTKLYKDLVKEGFFEPSHTYNAVRMVEVLAMWYVGYLLLQWPYNVAKYAGIFFIGFSQGRVGWVGHECGHYSFLGFPKFDRYFQMFLHGTVGGTSATWWRRGHNRHHAMPQRLNHDIDLSTVPLLAYNTKVVKNNAEGKGFLIKHQTYFFPLVSPLLGGLFWKWYKVPKFLIKNRLYTEILAFIAHYVIYLYLVGFWVGFFSTWMASSYIFFNFALSHTYLPVTTQPMHWVEYALVHTADVEQTRWCDYWMGFLNYQIEHHLFPAMPQFRQPLIIDRVKTLARKHNLPYICYSYAEAIRQTYLNLHKVSQELIDAE encoded by the exons ATGGAGAGAAAGGAGATAATTTTCGATGGCTATTTCTATGATGTTACCGAATTTATCAAAAGACATCCAGGAGGAAGTATAATTTTAGATTATACAAAACCTGGCGAGGATGGTACCCATGCAATTCAACAGTTCCATCATCGATCTTTTGATAAAGTCAAGAAAATGATGGGATCGTTCAAGAAACGTCCAGTGACAGACAGTGATC TTGATTCAGACCCTCGagtgctgaaaaaaaatcgcgcCCTATCTGAAGATTTTACAAAGCTCTACAAGGACCTGGTTAAGGAAGGATTTTTCGAACCTTCTCATACTTACAATGCCGTGCGTATGGTAGAGGTGCTAGCGATGTGGTATGTTGGATACCTTCTGCTTCAATGGCCATACAATGTTGCCAAATATGctggaatattttttattggtttttcgCAAGGACGCGTCGGTTGGGTGGGACACGAGTGTGGTCACTATTCTTTCTTAGGATTTCCAAAGTTTGATCGATATTTCCAAATGTTCTTGCACg GAACGGTAGGTGGCACGTCTGCAACTTGGTGGAGACGGGGACACAATCGGCATCACGCGATGCCCCAACGGTTAAACCATGACATTGACCTCAGCACGGTTCCATTGCTGGCATACAACACAAAAGTTGTGAAAAACAATGCTGAAGGCAAGGGATTTCTCATTAAGCATCAG ACATACTTCTTTCCGCTGGTCAGTCCTTTGTTGGGTGGACTATTTTGGAAATGGTATAAAGTACCCAAATTCCTCATCAAAAACAGGCTGTACACTGAAATATTGGCATTCATTGCACATTATGTCATTTACTTATATTTAGTTGGTTTCTGggttggatttttttcgaCCTGGATGGCTTCTTCCTACATATTCTTCAACTTTGCGTTGAGTCACACTTACTTGCCGGTTACGACACAGCCAATGCATTGGGTTGAATACGCTCTAGTGCATACTGCAGACGTTGAACAAACCCGTTGGTGTGACTATTGGATGGGGTTTCTGAACTATCAAATCGAACATCATCTATTTCCTGCAATGCCTCAGTTCCGACAGCCACTAATAATAGACAGAGTCAAGACGTTGGCAAGAAAACACAATCTTCCGTACATTTGTTATTCATATGCTGAAGCAATAAGGCAAACGTATTTAAATTTGCACAAAGTGTCGCAAGAATTGATCGATGCAGAGTGA